The Castellaniella sp. genome includes a window with the following:
- the wrbA gene encoding NAD(P)H:quinone oxidoreductase has product MAKVLVLYYSSYGHIETMAYAVAEGGREAGADVVVKRVPESVPELVAKRSGFKLDQSAPVATVQELSEYDAIIFGTPTRYGNMAAQMKSFIDQTGALWATGALVGKVGSVFTASGSQHGGQESTVLTFHPVLLHLGLIVVGLPYSFQGQMGVDEVMGNSPYGASTIAGNDGSRQPSKVELDGARYQGRHVAQIAAKLIA; this is encoded by the coding sequence ATGGCAAAAGTACTGGTACTGTATTACTCGTCTTATGGACATATTGAAACTATGGCGTATGCCGTAGCGGAAGGGGGCCGCGAGGCAGGTGCGGACGTTGTCGTCAAGCGGGTGCCCGAGTCGGTCCCTGAGCTAGTCGCGAAGAGGTCGGGCTTTAAACTTGACCAGAGCGCACCAGTCGCCACGGTTCAAGAGTTGTCGGAATACGACGCCATCATTTTCGGCACTCCTACACGCTATGGAAACATGGCAGCGCAAATGAAGAGCTTCATCGACCAGACTGGCGCGCTTTGGGCCACCGGCGCACTGGTCGGTAAGGTCGGTTCGGTCTTTACGGCCAGCGGGTCTCAGCACGGTGGGCAAGAATCGACCGTCCTCACCTTTCATCCGGTCTTGCTTCACCTGGGCCTCATTGTCGTCGGATTACCTTATTCATTTCAGGGACAGATGGGTGTCGATGAAGTCATGGGCAACTCTCCCTATGGTGCTTCCACTATCGCTGGGAACGACGGCTCTCGGCAACCGAGCAAAGTTGAATTGGATGGTGCCCGTTATCAAGGACGGCATGTTGCACAGATCGCTGCAAAATTGATCGCATGA
- a CDS encoding prolyl oligopeptidase family serine peptidase, which translates to MAGFQNFCLPPFHDIQSGVIYLAVLVTTADTDDRVVPAYSFKYVVTLQASDLGVRLNLLRVESGAGHGSGKPSDKAIEEIADMWAFAVQWA; encoded by the coding sequence GTGGCGGGTTTTCAGAACTTTTGCCTGCCCCCATTTCACGACATCCAATCTGGCGTTATCTATCTAGCCGTCCTTGTCACCACAGCGGACACTGACGATCGCGTCGTTCCCGCTTACTCATTCAAGTATGTGGTGACGCTCCAGGCCTCCGATCTCGGCGTACGTCTGAACCTGTTGCGTGTCGAGAGCGGTGCAGGTCACGGCTCCGGCAAACCGTCAGACAAAGCTATAGAGGAAATTGCCGACATGTGGGCGTTTGCTGTGCAGTGGGCCTGA
- a CDS encoding IS5 family transposase: MSEIDDFFRSRLDQMIDLRKPLAVLATHIPWQELEASVAHRFARQVRTGKKVSDVDLFGPSVAVVGGAISNAGRPRLPMRLMISLLYLKHTFNESDEGVCERWSETPVWQYFSGQEYFEDRLPCDPSAISRFRGLLGEEGVEELLVQTIMVGMKLGLIERRALETVIVDSTVQSKAVAHPTDSRLLEVARDKLAEAAKAHGICLKQSYAKEGRDLARRAGRYAHAKQYRRMHKAIKRQRTILGRLARDIERSKTVLAQSIQQALDPLLARAHRIAEQSRRKQAVKGKDKIYSWHAPEVECIGKGKARTPYEFGVKVGIVTTLTGNLIVGARSFPGNPYDGHTLAEALEQASILLQDTGVKPKTIYADLGYRGVDGEIPEYALKHRGKFKRLTPKEQQLLRRRQAIEPIIGHLKSDHGMNRCHLKGQIGDAIHAVLCAAGFNMKWLLRMIARKGIRPFFAPYFLTWIWQRIQKSSLWGELPRQDAWPQIAGNPA, translated from the coding sequence ATGAGTGAAATCGACGATTTTTTCCGCAGTCGCCTGGATCAAATGATCGATCTGCGCAAACCGCTGGCGGTACTCGCCACGCATATTCCCTGGCAGGAATTGGAGGCCTCGGTGGCCCATCGATTTGCACGCCAAGTGCGCACAGGAAAGAAAGTTTCCGATGTGGATTTGTTTGGCCCGAGCGTGGCTGTCGTGGGCGGTGCGATTTCAAACGCTGGGCGCCCGCGCCTGCCGATGCGCCTCATGATCTCCTTGCTGTATCTGAAGCACACCTTCAACGAAAGTGATGAAGGCGTATGCGAACGCTGGAGCGAGACGCCAGTCTGGCAATACTTTTCCGGCCAGGAATATTTCGAGGATCGCCTGCCGTGCGATCCCAGCGCGATCAGCCGCTTCCGAGGCCTGCTGGGCGAAGAAGGCGTGGAAGAATTGCTGGTGCAAACCATTATGGTGGGCATGAAGCTGGGCCTGATTGAACGTCGGGCACTGGAAACCGTGATCGTGGACAGCACGGTGCAGAGCAAGGCGGTGGCACACCCCACTGACAGCCGCTTGCTGGAAGTGGCACGTGACAAGCTGGCTGAGGCTGCCAAGGCCCATGGCATTTGCTTGAAGCAAAGCTACGCCAAAGAAGGCCGGGACCTGGCCAGGCGGGCTGGGCGATATGCGCACGCCAAGCAGTACCGCCGCATGCACAAAGCGATCAAGCGCCAGCGCACGATTCTGGGCCGCTTGGCCCGCGACATCGAGCGCAGCAAGACGGTGCTGGCCCAAAGCATCCAGCAAGCCCTGGATCCGCTGCTGGCCCGAGCACATCGAATCGCGGAGCAGAGCCGTCGCAAGCAGGCGGTGAAGGGCAAGGACAAGATTTACAGCTGGCATGCCCCCGAAGTCGAGTGTATCGGTAAGGGCAAGGCCCGCACCCCATATGAGTTCGGCGTCAAGGTGGGTATCGTCACCACGTTGACAGGGAACCTGATCGTGGGCGCACGCAGCTTCCCAGGCAACCCGTACGATGGTCATACTTTGGCGGAGGCATTGGAGCAAGCCAGTATCCTGCTGCAGGACACCGGCGTCAAACCCAAGACGATCTATGCGGATCTGGGGTATCGCGGGGTAGATGGTGAAATCCCGGAATATGCACTGAAGCACCGTGGGAAATTCAAACGCTTGACACCCAAAGAGCAGCAGTTGCTGAGACGGCGCCAGGCGATTGAGCCGATCATTGGGCATCTTAAAAGCGATCACGGCATGAATCGCTGCCACTTGAAGGGACAAATTGGGGACGCTATCCACGCGGTGCTATGCGCGGCGGGCTTCAATATGAAGTGGCTGCTGCGCATGATTGCCCGCAAGGGCATCCGCCCTTTTTTTGCGCCTTATTTTTTGACCTGGATCTGGCAGCGAATTCAGAAATCATCCCTGTGGGGTGAGCTACCCCGCCAGGATGCGTGGCCTCAGATCGCCGGAAATCCGGCGTGA